The genomic interval CGAAGTACTTCCAGGCCCGCACCGATTTCGCCGGCGCCGCGACCATGACCGTGAACGCCGCCACCGCGCTCGGGTACACCCCGGCCGACATCGCCGTCGTGAAGTGCGCGTGGATCGCCGTCGGGGTCATGCAGGGCACGTGCGATCCCGCGGCGAGCGGGTCGCCCTCCCCCGCCCCGAGCGGCTCGTCGACCTCGCCCACGCCCTCGCCGAGCCCGTCCGGCTCCTCGAGCACCGGGACGCCCGCGCCCGGCACGCCTCAAGGGGTCGCCCCGACGCCCCGCGACGGCCTGCTCTCCTCGCGCAACGACGGCTGCAACCAGTCCGGGAGCGGCACGAAAGACGTGTCGGCCATCGTCGGCGTGGGCCTCGTGCTGGGCGCCCTCGCCCGCCGCCGCAAGACCACGCGCTGACGCGGAGGGCCCGGGGGCCACTCCCCCGCGAGGCGTACCGATCCATCGCTACGGGGAGGCATCCCTCCCCTGCGGGTAGGGGCAACCTACCCATCGGCTAGGTCGGTCCTACCCGCTGGCACCACCAACCTTCCGTGAGGAGCCACGGAGCTAGGGAGCCCCTAGGTAGTGTCGCCACGGTGTCGAGGCCAAGGTTCCAATCGTGGGGGAAGGTGCCCTGTACGGCGGGGTGGATGCCAGGCCCTACGGGCAGGTATATAGAGGGAATGGATCAAACGCGCGTAAACAACAGGGCTTTGAAACAGACGGTAACCAGGGCGAAGGCCAAGCTCGACGAGGTGCACGAGCTTCTCGCCGCCATGCTTCCACTCCTAACCGACGCCCAGCGCGCGACCGTGCCCCGCGTACGCGCTGACTTCCCGGATGCCGCGCGATCGCTCGCGGTCGAAAGCGCCGACCACGCCGACGTGGTCGCCGCGACCGACTACGATGCCGAAGCCGTCATTGAAGACATCGACAACGTGAAGGCGCTCGACGAGCTCGATCGCGTGGTGGGCATCATTCGACGGCGAATCGACGATGCGCGTCTCGTGTGGAGCGCTGAGGCCTACGTTCCCTCGCTCGAACTGTACGGCGTGGCAAAGGTGCGCGCGAAGAAGGACGCGAAGCTTGCGAGGGCGATAGAGCCGCTCGCAGAGGTCTTCTCAACAACACGCAAGAAGTCGAAACAAGACGGGAAGTAGTCGCCGAGTCGCGGGGCTGCCCCTTCAGACGCCGCCCCGCATCTCGCCACCAAGTCTGTGAATCAGAAACGGTCGGAAACGGGCCGGTCCTAGGGGAGCTTGCCCTGGCACACGGCGATCCCCGCGTCCGACGAGCCTCCTCCGGGTGCTGGCCCGCCACCACCTGTCACCCGTTCAGCGCAGAGTCCCGAGCAGCAGTCTGACGACCGCTGGCACTGGATCCCAAGCGCGAGGCACGAGGGCGATGCATCGGCACTCGAATCCACGACCGTGCCATCGACGACGGACGCATCCGCAGGCGGAGTCGGGTCATCTGCGCATGCTGGAAGCCCGAGGGGGAGAACGAAGGCGAGCGAGTAGAAACGTTTCACGGGTTCCTCTTCCTGTGTTTGGGCCGCGAGCTGCGGCTGGTGCTCCGAGTCTCCGACCCGTGTTCTATCGCACACATGCCGGCACGCGAACAAGCTCGACGAACAGGCTTGGGGAACACACTTCCCGATGGCGGGGGACGGACACCAGTTCACATCTGGTTGGGGGAGCGCACGCGAGCGCGCACTCCCGAGCTTCGCGCAGGCAGCGCTGCTGCCCGGCCGTCGCGGCCGGAAAACACTCTTGGCCGAGCGCGCAACATTCCGCAATCGTCGGCGTTCCTCCGTCCGCAGCCGCACACTCAGCGTACGACATCACCACCGAGGCATCGGCGACCGCGGCATCCCGGGCCCCCCCGGAGCCATCGGAGAATCCACTAAGATCGTCCGTCCTCCCCCCGCAGCTAGGGAGCAGGATCGCCGCGACACCGAGAAACCTAGGCCACCGAGATTGCCCGCTCATGGGCGCACGAAAATGACGTCATGGGCAACCCGATCGACCTTCTTCTCGCACTTTCGCACCTCTCCCTGCCACGCAATGAACAGCTCATAATCCCCGTCCTCGGGGACTACGACATCGAACCCCTCGTTCGTGTCATCGAGCGACTGGGAACCGTACACGTACCGACTCCGCGACTTGTCGTAGAGGTACAGATCGAAATCGTTGGCGAGGTCCGCGAGGATGCCCGTACCGTCCAGCACCTTCGTGCGTTTCGGGCACGAGTCCCAGCTAATCGTAGCGCGAACGCGAGCCCCGGCGAGCAGACTGCGGGCCGTCAGGACGTAGCCCGGCTTGCCCGTCGGCCCGTTGTGCGAGGAAGGGCTGACCTCCCCGGGAGGAACGTTCGAGTACTCGCCCGTCGGAAGCGGCTCGCTCGTAGTTTCACCGGGAATGGTGGTGCCAGTCACTCGGTCCGGGTCCGATGCCGCGCACGGTCCGAAAACAGGAAACCCCGCTCCGTCCTTTTGGTCACCGGGGCCCAACAAACCGTACGGGGTAGGTTGAGGGGTCGAGTACTTCCAGCCGTCCGGATTGATGACATGCGCGAGATTGCGAGCTGCCGCTCGGGCAGCGAGGTGCTCGAAGTAGGGGAGGCCGCACGCCTTGGCCGCGAGCCCGAGCTGACTTGCAACACTTGGCGCGGCACCACTGGTACCGGCGAACCCTCCCCAGGATGTCGGCCCGGACAGCGTGGCCCCTTCCATGAGGTTGAAGCTAGGGACACACGAGCCCCCCTGCCCCGCGTAGGAGACCACGTCCGGCTCCTCCCGGTCCGTGGCATATCCCCCGAGCCGCGCGTTCGCGTGCGAGGACGCGCAGAACATTCGTCCCACGTCATCAAGCCCTCCCGTGCACACGCTATTTCCAGTCGTCGCGCACGCTACGTCGTTCTCACCAGTCGTTTGATTGCCTGAGGAGACTAGGAAGGTCATGTCGAAGTTGCGCGCATAGTAGTCGGTCGTATACCCGTGCGCGCCATCGTTCCCGCTCCCACCATGGCAACGAAACGTCTCGGTCACCACGTGAACATCGTTTTCCAGAAGCCAATCAAGCTGCTTGATGTAGTCTGTTAAGGAGCACGCGTCCCCGCCGTTGGCGATATAGAGCGATGCCTCCGACGCGTTCCGATTCCCTCCCGACTTTGCATGGGAGACGACACTCGCCACCGCGGTCGCGTGCGCTCCCGTACAGCGGCCGTTGCGGCAGGCGTTCTGTTGTGGCTGCACACAGTCGCTATCCGAGTCGCACGATGTCGGTGTCGTTTGGTAGTGGATGTCGGCTAGCGCAAAGGCCTCATGCTTGTCATAGATTGCTCCGGACCCGAGTCCGAGCTCGATGATACCGAGCCGGATGCCGCTCCCAAAGTTCCCGTTTGAGTTGAACTCGATGTCATTGCGGAGGACGGTGGTCGGGTCGACGATACCAAAGGCCTCACCCGATCTGCGGGGCCGCACGTCCAACACCTGCATGGTCCCGGAGGGGGGCCGCGCGACGAGCGCTTTCCACGCGGAGCGCGAAGCTTCGAGCATCACGAACGCCGAGAACTTGCTCGCGTAGACCGAGCGAAACTCCGGGCCGGCAGCCCTCAACCATGTGGCGACGGCCCGGGACGCGGACTCGCCGTTCGGCCGCCCTCTCCCACCGGACGCGAGTACCTCATCGGTCTCAACCACGACTGCGGCACGAATGGTCTCCCCATCGTCGGCCGCCTCAAGCTGGTCGAGGAAGGCCGGAGCGAACTGCCTCGGTGTGCCCGAGATCTTGCGTTCAAGATCCTCCAACCGCTCCCGCCGACCATCCGGGTACTCCACCGTCGACGCGATCGGTGACTTCCGGATCGTGACGAGCTGCTGAAGCTCGGGGACCCACCTCCGCGCGACATATTCCACCGGGAGACTCGTGCGTTCGGCGAGGCTCGGGTCGGAATCCGGGAAGGTGGAACAGCCCAGAGAGCCCGAGGCGAGGGTAGCCGCCACGAGCGGAGGGAGGATCAACGTGCGCTTCATGGCAGGCATCCGACCACATAGATTGAACGAGGTCAAGCCAAAGACCGACAAGTGGATTGAAGAGGCTGTCGCTGTCTCTGTTTGCTGTGCGTGTGACTTATCGAGGTGCGGCGCCGAGCGCTGTCGAATGGTAGGGGGCCTCGCTTGGGCCGCCTAGCTCCGCGCGGGCCCCTACGGGTCAGCGCGAGCCGATGCGGAAGAGCACGACCTTCACCGTGTCGAGCATGACGGAGAGGTCGAAGAGCACCGAGTACGACTTGATGTAATAGAGGTCGTACTCGAGCTTCTCGAGCATGTCCTCGGCCGACGCGCCGTACTTGCAGCGCACCTGCGCGTGCCCCGTGACGCCGGGCTTCACGTAGAGCCGCTGCCGAAAGAAGGGGACCTGCTGCTCGAGCTGCTCGATGAACACCGGACGCTCGGGGCGCGGGCCCACCATGCTCATCTCGCCCTTCAGCACGTTCCAGAGCTGCGGCAGCTCGTCGATGCGGGTCTTGCGGATGAACGCGCCCACCTTGGTGACGCGGTCGTCGTTCTCTTTGGCGAACTGCGCGCCGTGTTTCTCGGCGTCGATCCGCATGCTGCGGAACTTGAGGATGGTGAAGAGCTTGCCGAACTCGCCCGCGCGCACCTGCTTGTAGAGGATGGGGCCCTTCGACTCGAGCCGGATGAGCACCGTGGCGAGCAGCATGATGGGCGCCGCGAGCACGAGCCCGATGAGCGCGCAGACCACGTCGAGGATGCGCTTCAAGCGGCGCGTGGTGAGGCGCGCGGTGAAGCCCTCGGCGAAGATGAGCTGGCTCGGCTTGAGATCCCGCACGTAGATCTTGCCGGTGATCTCCTCGTAGAAATCGATGCCCTCTTGCACCTCGACGCCGCGGAACTTCACCTCGAGGAGCTGGTCGACCGGGAGCGTCCCGCGCCTGTCGGGGTAGGCCACGAGCACGAGCTCCACGTCTTCTTTCGCCACGATCTCGGCGAGGTCCGCGTAGATGCCGACGATGCCCTGCTCGGAGTCGATCATGGAGCGCTCGCGGCCGAGCATGCCGACGAGATCGAGGCCGTAGCTCGGGTTGTCGCGGATCATCTCGGCGAGCTCTTTGCCGAGGCCGCTCGTGCCGAGCACGATCACCTTGCGCCGGAACCCCGCCGTGTCGGTGACCGAGTCGTAGAAGATGCGCCACGAAGGCAGCACCACCGCGACCAGCGCGACCGACGAGAGGTAGATGCCTCGCCCGATCTCGAAGCGCGGGAAGAGGTAGTAGACGAGCACGTTCACGAGCGTCGACAGGGCGAGCGACTTCAAGACCTTGGAGAAGGCCTGCTGCGGCTGCCGCACGAAGCGCGGGTCGAAGAAGCCCGCGTAATAGAGGACGCCCTGCATCACCACGGCGAACACGATCGCGCGCTTGCCGACGTTCGCGTAGCTGAGGCCCGTGTGCACGCCGAGCCGAATGACGCCCGCGAGCACCACGAGCAGCCCCACGAGGACCATCTCGAAGAGGAAGACGAGGATCCGCCTTGGCGAACGAATGAGATCGAACATCGCGCGTCAGCTTCCTTTACGCACCGGGAGGGTTGGTGAAGGATTCCAGAAGCAGAAGGCGAGCACGAAACGGACGTCCCTGCACGGACGATCGCCCAGGTCCCCCTCGAGCGCTCCCCCCGGACGAGCCACGATCGACACGACGCCCCCTCTCTGCCTCACCCCGCCCCTCGAGACCGTTCCCCGGGGACGATGCCCTCAGGGAACGATGCCCTCAGGGACGATGCCCTCAGGGGACGATAACGGTGTCGCCGGTCTGGAGGAGCAGGTTCTGCTGCAGGTCTCCCGTCTTTACGACGGCGCTGTAGCTGAACGGGATGCGGCGCTCGCCCCGCGCGTCTTTGCGGACGATGACGATCTCGTCCTCGGACGCGAGGCGCGTGAAGCCGCCCGCGAGCGCGAGCCCCTGGACGACGGTGACCTGGTGGTTCGGCGTGAACTCCCCGCCGCGCTGCACCTCGCCGACGACGTAGATTTTGTACGAGCGCACCTCGGTCACCTGCACGGTGATCGGGGGCTGGTCGGCGAAGTACTTGGTGACCCGCTTGGCGATGTCGGCCGCGACCTCGTCGACGTTCTTGCCCTCGGCCATCAAGTCGCCGAAGAGGGGCATCGACACGGCGCCGTCCGGGCGGACGGTGACGGTCTGGCTCACCTCGTCGTGCTTCCACACCGAGATGCGGATCACGTCCCCCGGGCCGATTTTGTAGCCCGCCGCGCGCTCGGCTGCCCAGTTGTAGGTTCGAACGCCCGTGCAGCCGCCCAGCGCGGGGGCCATGCACGCGAGCATGAGAACGGCGAGTGAGACGAAACGCATCGTTTGCTCGTATCATACTTCGGGCCGCGCTCGGGAAGCGCCAAAGTTCACACGAGGAAGGAAAAGGCATGAAGGAGCCGTTCGTCACCATCGCCATGCCCTGCCTCGACGAAGAGGCGTACATCGAGGCGTGCGTCCGCACGGTCCTCGCCCAAGACTACCCGAAGGACCGCTTCGAGCTGCTCGTGGCCGACGGCATGAGCATGGACAAGACTCGGGAAATCTTGGCGCGCCTCGCCGCCGAGGACCCGCGCATCCGCGTCATCGACAACCCCGCCCGCATCCAATCGGCCGGGATCAACGCGATCCTGGCCGAGGCCAAAGGTGAAATCTTGGTCAGGATGGACGTGCACTGCGAGTACGCGCCCGACTACGTCTCCCAGTGCGTGAAGGCCCTCGAGCGCACCGGCGCGGACAACGTCGGTGGGGCCCAGCGCGCCCGCGCGAAGACCTTGTTCCAGCGCGCCTTGTGCGCCGCGCTCGACAGCCCCCTCGGCGTCGGCGGCGCCAAATACCGCTCGGCCGAGAGCGAGGGCTTCGTCGACACCGTGTTCCTCGGCGCGTTCCGGAGGCGCGTCTTCGAGACGGCCGGCATGTACGATCCGAAGGCCATCACCAACGAGGACGCCGAGCTCAATCAGCGCATCATCGAGGGCGGCGGCAAGGTGTTCTTGTCGAAGGACATCGTCGTCCACTACTTCCCACGTGGGAGCTTCCAGGCCCTCGCGAAGCAGTACTTCAAGTACGGCCAGGGGCGCGCGCGCACGCTCTTGAAGCGCGGAAAATTCCTCTCGCTAAGGCCCGCGATTCCGTTTCTCATGACGGTCTCGGGCGCCGCTTTGCTCCTCACCTCCCCCTTCCAGCCGTTCACCCCGCTCGCGTTCGCCGCCTATGCGCTCGGCACGGGCGCCGAGGCCGTGCGCGTGGGACGGGAGCTCGGCCCCCTCGGCGTGCCGCTCGTGTGGGCCATGTTCCCCGTCGTGCACGTGTCGCACGGCATCGGCTTCGGCGTGGGCCTCGTCAAGTACACGCTCGCGCGCGACTGGGCCCCCGAGCCCGAGCGCCTCTCCCCTCGCGACACCGACGGCAGCGCGCTCACCCCCGAGCCGCAGGCCACCTGAGACCGGAGAAGGACCGTGTCGACGTTCGGTGCAGCGCTTCTCATCGTGTTCCTCTTCGTGAGGCCGCAAGAGTGCTACCCGCCGCTCGAGGCGTTCAAGCTCCTCTACATCGCGATCGGCTTCGGGTTCCTGGGGATCGCGATCGACTTCGGCACCGGCAAGCTGAAGCTCGGCTCGCCGCAGTGGCCGATCATGATCGCCTACGTGGTGTGGAACGTCCTCTGCACGCTCGTGAAGGTAGGCGGCGGGCCCGTGGCCGACATGCAGGTCACGATGTTCTTCCCGGTCATCTACTTCGCCATGGTGATGTACGCGGGGCGCACCTTCGAGCGGTACCGCACGCTCGCCGTGGTGATGCTCGCCGTGTCGGTCACCATCGCGGGCTTCGGCATCTACCAGGGCAAGAGCGACTTCCAGTGCATCAAGATCTCCGAGGGCACCGATAGGTCCGAGGCGCACGACAAGTCCAAGGGCGAGCCCGACGGGCGCGAGTGCGTCGAGAGCCTCCAGTGCCGCGAGGGCGTCGACCTCAAGGACGACTACGAGTGCGAGCGGCCCGGCCTCTTCGGGACGTTCAGCGTCGCCAACGGGCGCGCGCGCTGGCGCGGCACCCTGTCCGACCCGAACGAGCTGTCCCTCTTCTGCGGCGTGGGCCTCACGTTCGCGTTCGCGCTCTACCAGGTGCTCGTGAGCCGCTTCTGGAAGAACGTCATCACGGGCGGCTCGGTGATCACCGTCATCTACTGCACGATCCTCACCGGCTCACGCGGCGGCATCTTGGTGCTGCTCGCGGTGTTCGGCGTGTACTTCGTGCGCAAGTACGGCCTGAAGGGCGTGGTCATCGCGGGCGTGTGCGGCTCCCCCGTGCTCCTCCTCGGCGGCCGCTCCGGCGAGGACGCCGAGGCCTCGTCGCTCGAGCGCCTGGGCGCCCTCTACGACGGCTGCGACTTCTTCAAGGCGAGCCCCATCTTCGGCCTCGGGCACAACCAGTTCATCGAGAACTACTTCATCACGGCCCACAACTCGTACCTGCTCTCGGCCTCCGAGCTGGGCCTGCCCGGCATCATCTTGTGGTTCGCGGTGCTCTGGTCGAGCGTGAAGATCCCGTGGACCGTGGCCTTCCGCCCGCCGTGGGGCATGGACCCGCGCCTCTACCCGTT from Myxococcales bacterium carries:
- a CDS encoding TIGR03013 family PEP-CTERM/XrtA system glycosyltransferase, producing MFDLIRSPRRILVFLFEMVLVGLLVVLAGVIRLGVHTGLSYANVGKRAIVFAVVMQGVLYYAGFFDPRFVRQPQQAFSKVLKSLALSTLVNVLVYYLFPRFEIGRGIYLSSVALVAVVLPSWRIFYDSVTDTAGFRRKVIVLGTSGLGKELAEMIRDNPSYGLDLVGMLGRERSMIDSEQGIVGIYADLAEIVAKEDVELVLVAYPDRRGTLPVDQLLEVKFRGVEVQEGIDFYEEITGKIYVRDLKPSQLIFAEGFTARLTTRRLKRILDVVCALIGLVLAAPIMLLATVLIRLESKGPILYKQVRAGEFGKLFTILKFRSMRIDAEKHGAQFAKENDDRVTKVGAFIRKTRIDELPQLWNVLKGEMSMVGPRPERPVFIEQLEQQVPFFRQRLYVKPGVTGHAQVRCKYGASAEDMLEKLEYDLYYIKSYSVLFDLSVMLDTVKVVLFRIGSR
- a CDS encoding O-antigen ligase family protein, translating into MSTFGAALLIVFLFVRPQECYPPLEAFKLLYIAIGFGFLGIAIDFGTGKLKLGSPQWPIMIAYVVWNVLCTLVKVGGGPVADMQVTMFFPVIYFAMVMYAGRTFERYRTLAVVMLAVSVTIAGFGIYQGKSDFQCIKISEGTDRSEAHDKSKGEPDGRECVESLQCREGVDLKDDYECERPGLFGTFSVANGRARWRGTLSDPNELSLFCGVGLTFAFALYQVLVSRFWKNVITGGSVITVIYCTILTGSRGGILVLLAVFGVYFVRKYGLKGVVIAGVCGSPVLLLGGRSGEDAEASSLERLGALYDGCDFFKASPIFGLGHNQFIENYFITAHNSYLLSASELGLPGIILWFAVLWSSVKIPWTVAFRPPWGMDPRLYPFSIALVTSFAGILVGIFFLSFTYHPMMFVYYGFCGAYYGAVKRSAPHFEVKMTGQDWKWVSVAATAAISVIFVYTRIKGQP
- a CDS encoding glycosyltransferase family 2 protein, translating into MKEPFVTIAMPCLDEEAYIEACVRTVLAQDYPKDRFELLVADGMSMDKTREILARLAAEDPRIRVIDNPARIQSAGINAILAEAKGEILVRMDVHCEYAPDYVSQCVKALERTGADNVGGAQRARAKTLFQRALCAALDSPLGVGGAKYRSAESEGFVDTVFLGAFRRRVFETAGMYDPKAITNEDAELNQRIIEGGGKVFLSKDIVVHYFPRGSFQALAKQYFKYGQGRARTLLKRGKFLSLRPAIPFLMTVSGAALLLTSPFQPFTPLAFAAYALGTGAEAVRVGRELGPLGVPLVWAMFPVVHVSHGIGFGVGLVKYTLARDWAPEPERLSPRDTDGSALTPEPQAT
- a CDS encoding polysaccharide biosynthesis/export family protein, coding for MAPALGGCTGVRTYNWAAERAAGYKIGPGDVIRISVWKHDEVSQTVTVRPDGAVSMPLFGDLMAEGKNVDEVAADIAKRVTKYFADQPPITVQVTEVRSYKIYVVGEVQRGGEFTPNHQVTVVQGLALAGGFTRLASEDEIVIVRKDARGERRIPFSYSAVVKTGDLQQNLLLQTGDTVIVP
- a CDS encoding S8/S53 family peptidase, coding for MKRTLILPPLVAATLASGSLGCSTFPDSDPSLAERTSLPVEYVARRWVPELQQLVTIRKSPIASTVEYPDGRRERLEDLERKISGTPRQFAPAFLDQLEAADDGETIRAAVVVETDEVLASGGRGRPNGESASRAVATWLRAAGPEFRSVYASKFSAFVMLEASRSAWKALVARPPSGTMQVLDVRPRRSGEAFGIVDPTTVLRNDIEFNSNGNFGSGIRLGIIELGLGSGAIYDKHEAFALADIHYQTTPTSCDSDSDCVQPQQNACRNGRCTGAHATAVASVVSHAKSGGNRNASEASLYIANGGDACSLTDYIKQLDWLLENDVHVVTETFRCHGGSGNDGAHGYTTDYYARNFDMTFLVSSGNQTTGENDVACATTGNSVCTGGLDDVGRMFCASSHANARLGGYATDREEPDVVSYAGQGGSCVPSFNLMEGATLSGPTSWGGFAGTSGAAPSVASQLGLAAKACGLPYFEHLAARAAARNLAHVINPDGWKYSTPQPTPYGLLGPGDQKDGAGFPVFGPCAASDPDRVTGTTIPGETTSEPLPTGEYSNVPPGEVSPSSHNGPTGKPGYVLTARSLLAGARVRATISWDSCPKRTKVLDGTGILADLANDFDLYLYDKSRSRYVYGSQSLDDTNEGFDVVVPEDGDYELFIAWQGEVRKCEKKVDRVAHDVIFVRP